A region of the Nitrososphaerales archaeon genome:
ATAGCGCGAGGTGGTAAGGCAGAACCCTGCAAAATGACCAAGGAGTTAGAAGATTTGGCTTTAGGTGCTGCCGAAGCTGTAGGAAATGGTGTCTTGGCTGTGGATATGATGGAGAGTGATCGAGGTATTTTGGTACATGAAGTGAATAGCAGGGTCGAGTTTCGAGGAGCTTCTTCTGTGAGTAATGTTGATATCGCTAAAGCGATCTTAGAATACGCGATTAGAGAGTGGAAGAGGTGAGTTTATGGTAAAGGTTGGAATCGTGGGAGGGTCTGGTTACGTCGGTGGTGAACTTCTCAGAATACTCTTACTACATCCAGAGGTCGAAGTGACCTTCGCAAGCTCACGCCAGTATAAGGGTGAATACGTCTTTAGAGTACATCCGAATTTGAGAGGCTTGACCAATTTGCAATTTACGGTCGAGAATTTAAATGAATTGTCAGATAAGTGTGATGTAGTATTCACAGCGGTTCCACACGGTACCGCTGTAAAGATGATTCCAAATTTGGTCAACATCGGTCTTAAAATCATCGACCTAAGTGCGGACTTTCGGTTGAAGAACCCTGAAGATTACGTCAAATGGTACGGTTACGAGCATCCGTATCCAGATCTATTGAAGAAGTTCGTTTACGGTGCTCCTGAACTTCATCGTGAAGAGATAAGAAATTCAAATTTAGTAGCGTGTCCAGGGTGCATGGCGATAACCGCGATCATCGCACTCGCACCACTGATGAAGAGCAATGAAGTAGATAAGAAGCATATAGTCGTCGATGCGAAGATCGGTTCATCGGGTGCAGGCATTAAGCCGAGTATCGCTACACACCATGCCGAACGGTTCGGTGTAGTAAGGGCGTACAAGCCCGTAGGCCACCGCCACACTGCCGAAATTGAGCAAGAGCTCAGTAGAATAGCGGGTGATGAAGTGAAGGTCTCCATGTCTCCTCATGCTGTAAATATGGTTAGAGGAATCTTGTGTACGAACCATGTCTTTACTACGAGGAGGTTTACCACACAAGAATTGTGGAAGATCTTTAGAAGCTTTTACCAGCAAGAACCCTTCGTTAGGATCGTGAAGGATAAGAAGGGCCTCTATAAGCTACCCGATCCAAAGGTCGTCATCGGTTCGAATTACTGTGATGTCGGATTTGAAATCGATGAGCACGTAGAGAGATTGGTTATTTTATCAGCCACCGATAATCTGATAAAGGGTGCCGCTGGCTCCGCTGTACAATGTATGAATCTTATGCTCAACTTCGATGAAAGGCTCGGTCTAGAGAGCCCCGGCTTACACCCCGTGTGATCGACTTGATAACCGTGGTAAAAGTCGGCGGATCGATTCTTGGTGAGGGTATCAACCCCACCATTATAGATGATGTGGTTGAGCTCAACCGAAGAGGAAAGCTCGTATTAGTGCATGGGGGTGGGCGCAAGGTAACCGAGATAGCTGAGAAGTTGGGTAAGAAGCAAGAGTTCATCGTATCGCCCGATGGTATCAGAAGTCGATATACCGATTCAGAGACCATCGAAATATACACGATGGTGATGTCTGGATTGATCAATAAAGAGATCGTGGCAGCCCTGCACAAGGTAGGGCTACGTGCATTGGGCCTTTCGGGTGTAGATGGAGGGATTCTGAAGGCTGAGCGTAAGAAAAGATTGGTAGTCGTTGACGAAAGGGGTAGGAAGAGGATCATCGATGGGGGTTATACGGGTAAGATTTCTCAAGTGAATTCAGAACTGTTGAACCTTATTCTCAATCAAGGTTATCTACCGGTAATAGCGCCCGTAGCTATAGGTGAAGAATCAGAATTATTGAATGTCGATGGTGATAGGGCTGCGGCATACGTAGCTGGCGCGATCAAAGCAGATCTCATAATCTTTCTTACGGATGTTGAAGGTATCATCATCGATGATAAGGTTGTAGAGAAGTTGACTTTAGAAGAAGCGGAGCGATTGATGCCCAAGATCGGTTTCGGTATGAAGACCAAGGTACTAGCTTCGATAGAGGCTCTAAAGATGGGTGTTGAGAGGGCTGTAATCTGTTCGGGTAAGAGTGATCATCCACTTCTATCGGCTATCGATGGTAAGTCCGGTACGATGATCACAAAGTAGGTGAATCGATTGAATTGGGAGCTCATCAAGGAATTGGAGGATAGGTACTTTGCTCCAGTATACCAGAAGATGCCCATCGCTATCGTGAGAGGTTCGGGTGCAAGTGTGTGGGATGTGAATGGGAGAGAGTATGTAGATTGTATGGGCGGTTATGGTGCAGCGTTGGTGGGGCATTGTAATCCTAAGGTTGTAGAGGCGATCAAAAGACAGGCTGAGCGGTTGATCACGTGCCATGGCTCGATCTACAATGACGTGAGGGCCACTCTACTCGAGAAACTCATCTCTATAGCACCGAAGGGTTTGGATAGAGTGTATTTAGCGAATAGTGGAGCGGAGGCTGTAGAATGTGCACTCAAACTCGCCGTAAAGTATACAGGTAAATCAGAGATAATTGCCATGACCGGAAGTTTTCACGGCAAGACCATTGGAGCATTATCGGCCACGTGGAACCCAAAGTATCGTGAAGTTTATTCTGCCTTACTCACAAATGTAAAGTTCGCTCCTTTCGGTAATCTAGAGAAGGTCGAGGAGTTGGTGAATAACAATACCGCTGCGATCATCATCGAACCTATACAGGGTGAGGGTGGTATACATGTAGCTCCAGATAGTTTCCTTCAAGGTCTCAGAGAGCTCTGTGATCGAAAGAATGTGGTATTGATCTTCGATGAAATTCAATCGGGATTCGGTAGAACCGGGAAGATGTGGTGTGCCCAGCATTGGAATGTCGAGCCGGATGTTATGTGTGTGGCTAAAGGTATCGGTGGTGGTTTTCCGATCGGAGCGACTTTGGCAAAGGGTGAGATCATGTCGGTCTTCAAGCCCGGAGATCATACGAGCACATTCGGTGGAAACCCCCTCGCCTGTGCGGCTACTTCTGCTACCATCGACTATCTGTTAGAGAATAATCTAGTGGAGAGGGCGGCAAGGTTAGGTAGCATCTTCAAATCCGGTCTGGAAGAATTGGCTAAGAAGCATAAGATAGTCCGTGAAGTAAGAGGTTTAGGTCTGATGCTCGGTCTAGAATCTCGCTTCGATGTCAAGGATATCTTACTTAATGGGATCAGAGAAGGTGTTCTATTACTCTACGCTGGGAGGAATGTATTACGTTTTTTACCACCGTTGGTGATCAGAGAGGAGCAAATCAAGTTTACATTAGATGTTTTAGACCGTTTACTTGGCGAAGAAGAGAGGGTGAGAGGGTTATAGGATCTTTCACCGTTATCCAGATAAAAGACCCCATACAATAAATTGTGTACGAATATGCCACATTCTACCCTTGATAAGAAGGATGAAGAGATTCTTAATATACTAAAGGATGATGGAAGAGCATCTTTCGTGAAGATCGCTAGATTGGTCGGATTATCGGAGGCAGCGGTAAGGCGAAGGGTTCAAAATTTGATCAAGCGTGGGGTGATCAAACGCTTCACTACAGAGATAGATACGGGAAGGGGTGTAAATGCTATCTCATTGATCTCTGTCGCACCCTCAACACCTACACACGATGTTTCAGAGAAATTGAGAAAGCTTAAAGGTGTTGAAGTTGTTTACGAGATAACTGGTCAATACGATATTGCGGTAATCATTTCTGCTTCGAATATCGCTGAAATCAATCAATGCATAGACGATATTCGCAAAGTTGAAGGTGTTGCTAATACAAACAGCATCATAATATTACGTGTTGTTCGCTAAACTCGTAACGTAAATCGTTAAATACTATATATCATAAAGATCAATCGTTAGAGTGAGGTGATGCCATGATAAGGTGTTTAGAATGTGATGCTAGAATCACCATCCCCAAAGATGTAATCGAAGGCGAGATCGTCTCATGCCCCGATTGTGGTGCAGCGTACGAGGTTTACAAAGAAAGTGACAACTTCCAGATTCGCCCTGCCCGGATCGAGGGTGAGGATTGGGGCGAGTGATTTGAAGATATCTATGGTTTATGATTATGTGAGATGGGAAGAGAAATCTATAATCGAGGCTGCTAAAAGAAAGAATGTAGAGCTTCAATTAGTAAACCCTACAGACCTCTACTTCGATCTGAACGATAATGGTCTAAAATCTAAATTTGGCGATGTCGTTCTTCAAAGGTGTGTGAGCTACTTTCGGAACCTTCATCTTACAGCACTTCTAGAGAGTAAGGGTCTGAAGGTTGTAAATTGCTTTAATGCTATATTGACCGCGGGGAATAAACTCTTCTGTACATTAAAGTTGATGAACGCTGGTGTTCCGATGCCCAAGACGATGGTATCCTTCTCCACAAAGGGCTCTCTTCGAGCTTTAGATGAGTTGGGCTACCCTGCGATCATGAAGCCCACGATCGGGAGTTGGGGGAGGCT
Encoded here:
- the lysW/argW gene encoding alpha-aminoadipate/glutamate carrier protein LysW/ArgW, whose amino-acid sequence is MIRCLECDARITIPKDVIEGEIVSCPDCGAAYEVYKESDNFQIRPARIEGEDWGE
- a CDS encoding aspartate aminotransferase family protein → MNWELIKELEDRYFAPVYQKMPIAIVRGSGASVWDVNGREYVDCMGGYGAALVGHCNPKVVEAIKRQAERLITCHGSIYNDVRATLLEKLISIAPKGLDRVYLANSGAEAVECALKLAVKYTGKSEIIAMTGSFHGKTIGALSATWNPKYREVYSALLTNVKFAPFGNLEKVEELVNNNTAAIIIEPIQGEGGIHVAPDSFLQGLRELCDRKNVVLIFDEIQSGFGRTGKMWCAQHWNVEPDVMCVAKGIGGGFPIGATLAKGEIMSVFKPGDHTSTFGGNPLACAATSATIDYLLENNLVERAARLGSIFKSGLEELAKKHKIVREVRGLGLMLGLESRFDVKDILLNGIREGVLLLYAGRNVLRFLPPLVIREEQIKFTLDVLDRLLGEEERVRGL
- a CDS encoding [LysW]-aminoadipate/[LysW]-glutamate kinase, whose protein sequence is MVKVGGSILGEGINPTIIDDVVELNRRGKLVLVHGGGRKVTEIAEKLGKKQEFIVSPDGIRSRYTDSETIEIYTMVMSGLINKEIVAALHKVGLRALGLSGVDGGILKAERKKRLVVVDERGRKRIIDGGYTGKISQVNSELLNLILNQGYLPVIAPVAIGEESELLNVDGDRAAAYVAGAIKADLIIFLTDVEGIIIDDKVVEKLTLEEAERLMPKIGFGMKTKVLASIEALKMGVERAVICSGKSDHPLLSAIDGKSGTMITK
- the lysM gene encoding HTH-type transcriptional regulator LysM; its protein translation is MPHSTLDKKDEEILNILKDDGRASFVKIARLVGLSEAAVRRRVQNLIKRGVIKRFTTEIDTGRGVNAISLISVAPSTPTHDVSEKLRKLKGVEVVYEITGQYDIAVIISASNIAEINQCIDDIRKVEGVANTNSIIILRVVR
- the argC gene encoding N-acetyl-gamma-glutamyl-phosphate reductase gives rise to the protein MVKVGIVGGSGYVGGELLRILLLHPEVEVTFASSRQYKGEYVFRVHPNLRGLTNLQFTVENLNELSDKCDVVFTAVPHGTAVKMIPNLVNIGLKIIDLSADFRLKNPEDYVKWYGYEHPYPDLLKKFVYGAPELHREEIRNSNLVACPGCMAITAIIALAPLMKSNEVDKKHIVVDAKIGSSGAGIKPSIATHHAERFGVVRAYKPVGHRHTAEIEQELSRIAGDEVKVSMSPHAVNMVRGILCTNHVFTTRRFTTQELWKIFRSFYQQEPFVRIVKDKKGLYKLPDPKVVIGSNYCDVGFEIDEHVERLVILSATDNLIKGAAGSAVQCMNLMLNFDERLGLESPGLHPV